The genomic DNA TTTATCCTTTCTTAGTTCTGGTTTCTGAAACATAAGACATAAACCAAATTCTGTCTTACAAGTTATTTCTCGCTGTAAGACTGCAGACTtacttgttcctagaatctctaaaagtagaatgggaggcagagccttcagttatcaggcgcctctcctgtggaaccagctcccagtttgggtttgggaggcggacaccctctctatttttaagacaaggcttaaaaccttcatttttgacaaagcttatagttaagGCCGACTCTGGTCAGTTGGAGTCTGCATGTATGTACAAGTGACTTCTTCTTCAACATctcctagttatgctgctataggcctaggctgctgagGGACATCTCTcaatgcactgagcccttctctcatTACCTATGTATTACTATATACATattactgtatgtgtgtatatacatacatacatacatacatacatacatacatacatacatacatacatacatacatacatacatacatacatacatacatacatacatacatacatacatacatacatacatacatacatacatacatacatacatacatacatacatacatacatacatacatacatacatacatacatacatacatacatacatacatacatacatacatacatacatacatacatacatacatacatacatacatacatacatacatacatacatacatacatacatacatacatacatacatacatacatacatacatacatacatacatacatacatacatacatacatacatacatacatacatacatacatacatacatacatacatacatacatacatacatacatacatacatacatacatacatacatacatacatacatacatacatacatacatacatacatacatacatacatacatacatacatacatacatacatacatacatacatacatacatacatacatacatacatacatacatacatacatacatacatacatacatacatacatacatacatacatacatacatacatacatacatacatacatacatacatacatacatacatacatacatacatacatacatacatacatacatacatacatacatacatacatacatacatacatacatacatacatacatacatacatacatacatacatacatacatacatacatacatacatacatacatacatacatacatacatacatacatacatacatacatacatacatacatacatacatacatacatacatacatacatacatacatacatacatacatacatacatacatacatacatacatacatacatacatacatacatacatacatacatacatacatacatacatacatacatacatacatacatacatacatacatacatacatacatacatacatacatacatacatacatacatacatacatacatacatacatacatacatacatacatacatacatacatacatacatacatacatacatacatacatatttacTATATATGCCATTATTGCATTCcattcactttgtgtctccCTGTGCCCTctctccaagtgtccctggtcccagagctggatgcttcagatgtgtggatGTTCTTCCACCAagtggcctagtctccatctgtgggatgctgctgctgaccttcctccagcccactgcttccagctgcccatttccaccaatctgttctgcatcaccctcactgtacttgatatgctcatctacacattGTTTGCATCTTACTACTCGCtatatatgtattatatttaatgccagtaaaacagtaaacttatgaatgAGTTTCATTGttggcttgtactttgtatgtatcatctagcttatcatgcaTGTTTGCCAATGTGTGTTACATGTTTCCTTGTCCCccaccccctctacctcttctgtccctctcaaccatCCGGCCAGTGGCAGATGGGTCCCACATAAAGaaccgggttctgctcaaggtttcttcccattaaaagggagtttttcttgccactgtcaccttagggctgctctgggggttcagggaTATGGGTTCTACAAAGCGTCTTGAGAttatctgaattgtaattggcgctatataaataaaattgaactgaattgaattctcAGTTGTACATGTTGCTATAAAAACAATTTCAGTTGTAAAACATGAGGAAGTATAAAACCACAGGGACACAAAATGCAGGCATTTGTCATAGCTGACTGACAACTGAAACAAGTCATCTAAAAATAGCTTCATAGGTCCTTAACCACCACAAGTAACACATTCTTAATTTTACTAGAAAAAACAGATGTCGCTTTGCATGCTGTATGGATCTACATTATTCAAGTCTGAGCCCATGCAACAGTTTGTGGGACAAACCTGATAAACTGTGGTTAAGTTGTGTTACTGTGCTGATTGTTACCTGGTCACTGAGAGCAGCATGTAGCTCGTTGGTCAGTCCCCTCAGTGTGTGATGCAGCAAAGTGATCTCAGTGACTGCCTGAGCCATCTTCTCTACGAGCTCCAGCTGCGTTGCACTGGCTTTGGTCCTTGTggtttccagctcttcctgcaAATTCCCGTTCTCAAGCCTacatcacacatacacaaacatgtaAGTTATTGTTCAGCAtatagacaaaaacaaatttacaacaAGACAGAGGTTTTCAAGGACTTGTTACACACAgagaaattttttttatcttgatCAAAtcatacttaaaaaaaagatacattGCTTTATATTTCCTTTAGTTTCACTCacataaattgaaaaaaaaaagttttgacaaatattttacaagcacatttgattaaatataatagatacagtgaaaaacaaaaaaatatataagcaCAAAGTCAGTTGATGATGGCAAGTGCTCAGTAATGAAgttagaaaatacaaaaatgacaagattACATAGGTGTTAACTTGAACTTACTGAAGTTGGAAAAGTTCTCCTTTCAGGTCCTCGCACTCAATGTTCCTCTCTCGAAGCCCCTGCATGTTTTCCCTCAACAAACGCTCACTTTCAGCCACCTGCTCCCTTGCCAACTCATTCTCCACCTGTAAGAACTAAAGCAGAAAAGACAACAGGAACACTTACCTAGAAATCAACCATAAGACAGAAGTCACATAGCACTTCTATGATGACTGAACATGTCTGTCAACAGCAGCTCATGATCAGAAATCTGCTGACAGATTACAGATTAACCAAAAAGCTTTTATAGTTTAAAATGCATGATCAGTTACAATTAGACTACAAGGGACATAGCTACAAAATTAATTACATAATGCAAagaattttactttaataaagtaCTTCTTTAGATTAAGGCCCATCAATTCCTCAGATTATACACTGCCcgtcccaaaaaaaaaaagttgcacactctaacAAACATAGGCATTGTTTCGATAAgattctgcaatgtcacagcatttatttctgtccagattAATTTTCTActaagatcttatattgatgatgggagagtcagaccgctgtgcaaagtcttctccagcacatcctaaagattctcagtgggactgaggtctggactctgtggaggataATCCATgcgtgaaaatgacgtctcatgctccctgatccactcattcacaatgtgagccccatgaatcctggcatcatcatcttggaacatgtccatgtcatcagggaagaaaaactccattgatggaaagacctggtcattcagtatattcaggtagtcagctgacctcattctttgggaacataatgttgctgaacctgaccaaccccagatcataaccctaaacccccacaggctggtagacactagacatgatgagtgcatcacttcatcctcctctcttcttaccctgatgcccccatcactttggaacagggtaaatctggactcatcagaccacatgaccttctttcattgctccagagtccaaacTTTATGCttcctagcaaactgaagccattttctgattagcctcactgatcagtggttttcttagagctacacagctgtttagtcccaatcctgtgagttcccttcacattgtgcatgtggaaatgttctttcttccactattaaacatagccatgagttctactgttgatttcctacaatcACCTAAGACTTTGTTCCAACCACATTTGTTcttcaaagatgatggttccccactatccttcaggttttaataatgcattggacgATTCTTAACCTCATTTTAGTAATTTCAGAAATcttcttagttgttttcttatcttgatgcaggccaataatttgacccttctgagacagattaacatcctttccatgaccacaggatatgtcttccaacatggttgtttaagaaatgagaagctcctcactgcatcagctaggattaaataagttgttgcagctgaaacatattcatcactgcagtaattatccaatggaaggctcttacctatttgcttaacTAAACCCAAGTggggactttttttgttttttggacgggcagtgtattTGCAGTCAACAGCCTACATCAAAAGCCACATAAAGGAACAGTAAGAGGGTCTAAGTCACAGAAACAATCCAACCCATATACACTCTCTGAGCTAACCTCATTCATTTCCCGCACGCCTTTCAGTTGTGTACAAACGTCCTGGAGCTGCTGGATCTGCAAACTCTGAGACTGTGAGAGGATCTGCAGCTGATTGAGCTGCTCTTCACTCTGAGCCAGAGCCTGACTCAACTCACACACTCGCTCCTCCGACTGACCCAGTGATGCCTCCAACCTGGACACACAGACAATAACATATACTGCAGCATTAGGTGATGCTTTTTCTGCAACATCTGAATGCATACAACATATGACTGCATGTGGAAATAACTCCAGTTAATCAGGGAATGTCACCACTTACTCATTTGCTCTCTCATTGGCTTGCTGTATGTCTTTCCATGACTGCTGcaacctgaaaaaaaacattcagttttgagcacacacatgctgcatttgaaagcatttttgttgctaaatttcTCGATAAAAATGGAGGGGGATCGTACTTTGTAGACTCAGCAGCAAGAGCCTGCTCCAAGAAAGTGTAGGAGGCCAACGAGGAGGAAACTGTTGCGGACAGCTCCGTCGCCTTCCTCTCTAGCTGACCcgtctcctcctctttttctgtcAGCTTCTGTCGCAGTACACTCATCtctgaagttatttttaaaaacagaagaagaagaaaaatgctaCCAAACTTATAGGCTAATACGAAGATTTATTTGAGAAATGAGGGGATGGAATAACCAAAGGACGTTTAACGGATTTATGTCCGTTTTTACCTGACGTCAGAATTGTCACTTGCAGATTTAAATCACCAATCTGTTCTCTGGCAGTTTGGAGATTCACATGAGCTTCATTCAATTCTTCTTCAATCTGCTGAGTGCAAATTAGTGGAAACGATGAgcataattagattttttatgaAGCAAGTGGAAAAGAGGCACAAGGCAGTAAGTGTTCAAACTAAAATATGGACATGTGACCTGCTCTCGCTCTTCAATGGCTTGGTCTCTTGCAGAAATATGCTCATTCCGCTctctcagagcagcagctgccTTCTCATTCAACCTCAGCAGCATGGGAGCAGTTTTCTGCAGAAGGCTCCTGACTGTGGAGAGCTATGAAAAGATGACCATGCAAAAGAATCATTATCAGATATCAAACAATGCTGTTACCATTCTGACATAAGGATATGTAGTTATTTTTGGCTATGATGAATTTATATCTATCCCAACATACAGTATAATGGTTTAGTTATATGCCTACAGTCTATAGTTAATACATTGAACATACTTCCTTCATTAAGCTGGACTGTTCTTCCATGGTTTGGAACAAAAGATCAGCAGCTGATGTCAGTGTTTCACTACAGGTTTTATTTAATGCAACCTGCATTAAtagagagacaaaaacagaaattagaCGTGCTAGACGTTAAACCTAATACTTCACTGTCaagctgtttgttttccctTGTTTCTGTACCTGTTCTGGATAGGTCTGGTTTAGTGCAGTCAAGAGTTCTTGCTGACACCCCACACTCTTCTCTAGAGCTGAAATTTCTGTGGCACAGTGTGTCCTCAGCTGATCCATCGCACTGAAGGTCTGCAAACAGTCAACCAGATATACATATAATGATGCTTCAATATCACATAACACAACATAACTGGCAATACTTTTGGACAGCACTTTGAAAGATTATCCATAAATCCAGCATACCActgcacatacactaccgttcagaagtttggggtcatttagaaatggccttatttttgaaagaaaagcagttttttcaatgaatataacataaaatgaatcagaaatacagtcaagacataatgttaatgtggtaaatgactattctagctggaaacggctgatttttaatggaatatctacatagaggtacagaggaacatttccagcaaccatcactcctgtgttctaatgctacattgtgttagctaatggtgttgaaaggctaattgatgattagaaaacccttgtgcagttatgttagcacatgaataaaagtgtaagttttcatggaaaacacaaaaatgtctgagtgaccccaaatttttgagcAGTAGTGTACATTAAACCACCAAGTCCCCACAACAATTTCATGATTAGCGCTTACTGCCTCCTTGACTGCGAAGGCTTCCTCCATCTGGATCCTCATGTCATTCCTTTGGTGAAGAGCTTCTTTGACCTTCTGGATCATTCTTGTCTGGGCCTCCTTTGACTTCTCAAATAGAGACTTCATGTGCCCATACTAAACAACAAGGAAGGGTACACAACAGTTAGTAAAATACTATGATGTGATtgcctgataaaaaaaaaaaataaatcatagaAACACGCATGCTGTTAGTGTTATGTGAGAAAGATATTGAGGACACGATTACTTACATGTGAAACGAGGCTTTCATGGTCCTCTTTGACAATGTCGACTGTTTCTTTCATGTTAGAGAGAGCAGCATCTGTGTCGCCACTTAAAGAAGTCTGTTGggacaaatacacacacttaCTCTTACTATTTCCGTCCTgcataaaataatgcaaatcagaaaaacaaactatctATTGTACAGGTGCATAAAGCCCCTATACAAACTGACGGATCAGAGCATTCTATCTATAAAGCTTAAACAACATAGACCAGTGGTTATGAGGTGGTTTGTGTCTCACCATGGTGATCCTCATGTCTTGCATACACTGCATGAGGTTCTGCAGAGAACGTCCATCGAGCTCCAACTCACCAATCCTGCTCAGAGCTTCCATATATAGGTCTCTGTGCATTGTGGtctacagaaaatacaaaacagttaGCTACTTTAAACACAAATGATGATCTCTATGATGTCTAAACTGAGTGCATCATCACAGTGAAAGAATTCAATACACAAATGAATAGTACGCGTCCTTACCTGACTGAGCTCGGTGTGATCTGTCTGCACTAGTTTCTCCCTCAGGTCTGAGGGGGCAGGGCCTGCAGATGGACATCCTTGTGCCCTGGCTGCAGCCAACTGTTGCACCAGGGCCTCAACCATTATCATGCTGGTCTTTAACCTCTGTTCCAGCTCCGGCCTGGGGAGACACTCTAAGCTGCCTGGAGGTAAACTGACACCACATAAACAAAAAGAACCAAGAATGCAGATAAAGAAATAGCAAAGCTAAATAAGTTAACTACATAATCACAAATCATCAGTGGCAATCTAAATTTGAGTAAATGACTAATATAAAGAGAACACTCACTTCCACAGAATAGGATCAGTCACAGTGCAGGCATCAACCACAGTGAACTCCCTCTTCCTCTCAAAAAGGCCAGATGTGTTAAGGCTGTGGTCCACCAGCTTCACAGGACTTGTACCCACACAGACACTGTGGGATTCTGCAGGAGGAGTTCTAGCTGATAGGGCCATGAAGGCAGTCGGAGCTGGAACAGATGCAGAGACACCAGCCAGGCCCATCTTTCCCGATGCCAAGAGAAGGAACTCGGCCATCTGCcgaagctgctgctgaagtgGACCATCGGGAATCAATGGGACATCCAGAACTGGCTTCTCAATTTTAGACTGAGGCGCTGCACAGAGCTTCTCTGCCAAGTCCTCAACCGGCTCTGTGACTGGGTCTGCCGAAGGCTTGAAACCCAGTGCTGTGGAGTTGAACAGAGGGCGAGGTATGGGGCTGTCTAAGTGGTCTGCCCACAACCCAGTGGCGTTGATGTTAACAGGAGCCAAGAAGCTTTTCTCGCCCTCAAGAGCAGAATCATCAGACAAAAACTGGTTTTGAGCAGGATTCCCACGATCCTTTAATAAATACTGAGAGGCTCTCCTGACAACAGGAGTGAGGATTTCCAAAGCTGAGGCAGCTGAGGGACACTCTGACAAGACTTTCAAAACATCAGCAAAGTTTTCTGCAGGAGGTATTTCTGCAGAGTTACAAAGAGCAGGTCCATTTCCAGATGGACCAAGGGCACTGTCTTTTGCCTCACTGGATTCAGAGGGTCTCTCAGTGGAGTACATTTGAGAGACATGTTCTGAATGCTGCTGCACTTCCCCAGGTGCAGAACTCTCTGCCAAAGCTGCATGATGGCTGCAGTCAGAAATCTCAGTTCCATGAACCACTGAAGGCAAATCATTGTCCTCAGGCTGAATTGTATACTTTGATTTTTCTTGCTCTTGGCATTGAACAGTTTCATTATCCAAAGCTTTTAAAGATGCGTTAGTCAGTGAAGATCCACTAATAGCTGGGGGGTCAGTGTCTGCCACAGCTTCATCGTTTTCCAAGTGGCTGTTGGGTTGTTTATAGTCGTCTTGAATGTGATGCTGTGCAGCAGAAGTAAATACACTGTTGTGATCCACAGCCTGGTCGTTGAGTGGAGAGGAGGTCTTCCTAAACAATTTGACATCATCTGATTTTTCAGCCTCACCATCAGCTGTGAAGAAAGAGATGAATATATCGCTCTCTTGGCTGGAAGCCTGGTTATCAGCTACCACCAAGCTTCTCTGTTTAACACTTACAGCGTCTATGCTGCAGGGAAATGGTTCCTGGGTTGTTGAAAGGTTGCCAGGTGGAGGTGATGAATACTTCTGAACATCACAGTATGGGTGATCTAAATGCTCACTGCAGCTTTGCAAATCATGGTCTCCAGTTAACATGCTTGGATCCACACCATGACAGTAAGACTCACTGTAGGCTACAGTGTGGTTGGCTGGTAGAGGAACAGTCTCATCTGCAGACTTGGTGCTCTCTGAAATTTCAATCTCTCCTCCAGCGCAGTTAAATGACTTGAAGGTTACATCACTCAGTCCATTACAAAGATTGTCAGAACTTGAGATTTCAGAGGAGGTGTTGATAACAGGAACAATAGGCTTTTCACTGCTACAGTATGGATGATCAGCATGTTCAACGTGACACAGCTGGCAACTGTCGACAGAGAAGTGAGTTAAATTTACACTGTTATCTTGTAAAGGTTCACAAAATTCTGTCTTGGGTAAAGGAATGGTTTCATCTTGTAGTCTGGTGACATCTGAAACTTCCACCTCACCCATATCTCCGACGAAGGATTTCCAAGTGACAAATTTCTCTTCACAGCAGTCATTCTGAAAATCTCTTAAATCTTCAGTTGCTTGTTTGTCATGCCGGTCTCCAGAGGTCAGTGTAGTGTTGGTAAGACATGCTGCACTGATATCAACAGAGTAAGACTCTTTCATCTCAGGATTGTGATAGGGATGTTCTATATGTTCACTGCATGACTGCACTGTCATACTGTGAGATGCGACTGAATCTTCGCTTTCGTTGTTGTATGTAGCCTGGTCTTTTGGCAAAATAAAACTCTCTTCTTCACACAATGAGGAGCCTGGAATCTCAACCTCACCACCAGCACAGGTGAAGGATTTAAATGTTACATCTCCAAGTCCGGAAACAGTCTGAGCAGTTGCCATATCAGTAATGGATGGACAGTGCAAGTGGGGATCTTGGTTGCTGAGAGGAATGTCAACCTGTTGATAAGAATGAGCGGGTCAGAGAAAGTCTtgaatgcatttaaaacaatgaGAGTATTTCCAAATGTTAGCATAAAGCCACCATcacctttttcacagcagcagtACTGAGCTGTGATTTTGACTTGAACCTTGATGATGGAGTCGATACGTGCAGACTTTCATTGTCGAGGCTTCTCAGAGGGGTACGTTCTCCAGATCTGCTGAGAGGCTAGCATCAACAAAAGTTGAATCATTGTTAGCTCGCTTGCTCAATAGTAACTTAACATTGTTGACGGCACATGACAGG from Amphiprion ocellaris isolate individual 3 ecotype Okinawa chromosome 4, ASM2253959v1, whole genome shotgun sequence includes the following:
- the spag5 gene encoding sperm-associated antigen 5, whose protein sequence is MSSRKSSSSGEDLPLSRSGERTPLRSLDNESLHVSTPSSRFKSKSQLSTAAVKKVDIPLSNQDPHLHCPSITDMATAQTVSGLGDVTFKSFTCAGGEVEIPGSSLCEEESFILPKDQATYNNESEDSVASHSMTVQSCSEHIEHPYHNPEMKESYSVDISAACLTNTTLTSGDRHDKQATEDLRDFQNDCCEEKFVTWKSFVGDMGEVEVSDVTRLQDETIPLPKTEFCEPLQDNSVNLTHFSVDSCQLCHVEHADHPYCSSEKPIVPVINTSSEISSSDNLCNGLSDVTFKSFNCAGGEIEISESTKSADETVPLPANHTVAYSESYCHGVDPSMLTGDHDLQSCSEHLDHPYCDVQKYSSPPPGNLSTTQEPFPCSIDAVSVKQRSLVVADNQASSQESDIFISFFTADGEAEKSDDVKLFRKTSSPLNDQAVDHNSVFTSAAQHHIQDDYKQPNSHLENDEAVADTDPPAISGSSLTNASLKALDNETVQCQEQEKSKYTIQPEDNDLPSVVHGTEISDCSHHAALAESSAPGEVQQHSEHVSQMYSTERPSESSEAKDSALGPSGNGPALCNSAEIPPAENFADVLKVLSECPSAASALEILTPVVRRASQYLLKDRGNPAQNQFLSDDSALEGEKSFLAPVNINATGLWADHLDSPIPRPLFNSTALGFKPSADPVTEPVEDLAEKLCAAPQSKIEKPVLDVPLIPDGPLQQQLRQMAEFLLLASGKMGLAGVSASVPAPTAFMALSARTPPAESHSVCVGTSPVKLVDHSLNTSGLFERKREFTVVDACTVTDPILWNLPPGSLECLPRPELEQRLKTSMIMVEALVQQLAAARAQGCPSAGPAPSDLREKLVQTDHTELSQTTMHRDLYMEALSRIGELELDGRSLQNLMQCMQDMRITMTSLSGDTDAALSNMKETVDIVKEDHESLVSHYGHMKSLFEKSKEAQTRMIQKVKEALHQRNDMRIQMEEAFAVKEATFSAMDQLRTHCATEISALEKSVGCQQELLTALNQTYPEQVALNKTCSETLTSAADLLFQTMEEQSSLMKELSTVRSLLQKTAPMLLRLNEKAAAALRERNEHISARDQAIEEREQIEEELNEAHVNLQTAREQIGDLNLQVTILTSEMSVLRQKLTEKEEETGQLERKATELSATVSSSLASYTFLEQALAAESTKLQQSWKDIQQANERANELEASLGQSEERVCELSQALAQSEEQLNQLQILSQSQSLQIQQLQDVCTQLKGVREMNEFLQVENELAREQVAESERLLRENMQGLRERNIECEDLKGELFQLQLENGNLQEELETTRTKASATQLELVEKMAQAVTEITLLHHTLRGLTNELHAALSDQKPELRKDKERQPVRNMERCHFSSSFVDSIMVALTAEKEEDAETDTRSDPSDTPEPQCDILSSQTSAFTRIAAVTPKKNLNAAKFEPEEEQQSSVAELLADLGSTVTELVGTLKLVQQRKDAQLEELHSTVCGLQVEQQAANSRHEAEVLELKGQLSRLNNLVERGNQALQQKAQDEKTVTKLIAEVQEAEEILNKHKTDNSDLRKDVTELRRALQQSRVESQFLREEMRKTGGQSATPAHYMEEKIQLLKEVQRLKATLQEVEQARVKLLERAKRHQIIHQTNQQKSENELQLLNNMINKVRETLLSLPEIVKNCDQLQQLVEYIG